The Rhodospirillales bacterium genome segment AATGACCAATGCATCCACCGCCGGTTGGCGAAGAAGGACTTGAACACAAGCTCTCTCCTATCGGAACTGTGATCGACGGGGAGCCCGCGAGTCACCTGTCTTCACATAGGCCCGGGAATGCCGGCCGGACGCCGGGCCCCTAGCCTTGGACCAGCCCTAGCACGACCGCCGGCCGCTGCCGTTGTAACAAATTAAGCAGCAGCGGCCGGACTGTGCGCTGCCGCTGTATCTAGCTGCCGCGTGTCCGCCGGCCAAAGCCTTTGCGCCGGCGATCGTCCGGAAACGTTCCATTCCCAACCGCCGCCACCCGTTTTGCGTTCTGGCGTCACACGCAGAGCGTCGCCGGCGTGGACCCGCTGCATGGCCGCTCGCCGTCTGCTCGGTTGCTCGCGCCGTGCTGGACCAAACGGTACGTGGGCGATCCCGGCTGGGCTCCACGGGCTTTCCGAGGCAGGACCGATCCTTGACTTGGATTCGCCCGGCGCTACATGCTGTCTTACCCCTACCCCGGTAGGGTATTTGCGACACCGTGTTCGACAGGATGCATCCATGCAAGCGAAAGCCAAGGAAGAAACCCGAAACCGGCTTGCCAAGATCGAAGGCCAGGTACGCGGAATCGCGCGGATGGTGGAAGGTGACCGATATTGCATCGACGTAGTGCGGCAAATCCAGGCGGCCAGAGCGGCCCTTGGCGCCCTGGAAGGAATCGTCATGGATGATCACCTCCAGACTTGCGTCGAGCACGCCATGCTGTCCGACGACCTCGACGACCGCCGAGCGAAGGTCGAGGAGCTGGTCATGGTCCTCGGAGGCCGCCG includes the following:
- a CDS encoding metal-sensitive transcriptional regulator codes for the protein MQAKAKEETRNRLAKIEGQVRGIARMVEGDRYCIDVVRQIQAARAALGALEGIVMDDHLQTCVEHAMLSDDLDDRRAKVEELVMVLGGRRR